One region of Paenibacillus polymyxa M1 genomic DNA includes:
- a CDS encoding S1C family serine protease has protein sequence MGLFEDDFYSTKVSTRAAKKTAFKARRGGRGRWPHRNRRVSPVQAAVISGAVSAVVAVLLFSFITGLPSTTAVTGASHYPLRQAAGDPYDRIVQAAAKIRPAVVSIVNLKGEDGNSTEQSALGSGVIFRVSSGKAFIMTNNHVIEGSDDLDIVTVDGVRKEAKLVGKDRISDIAVLAVDDKGISTVADIGDSSKLRLGETVIAIGNPLGLGDTLTSGIVSYTNRIIPISINQDGVYDWEQHVIQTDAAINEGNSGGALVDLDGRVIGINTMKIADTGVEGLGFAIPANEVMKTVNELVEDGKITRPYLGVYTVDLNNEYAPLDETQRKELKLPDSVKDGAVVLEAHGPAKEGGLKLNDVITAFDGEPINSTLDLRRYLYDNKKIGDELKVTFYRAGKEESVTLKLTDKPEG, from the coding sequence ATGGGCTTGTTTGAAGATGATTTTTATTCAACGAAGGTGTCCACACGTGCGGCTAAAAAAACAGCATTTAAAGCACGTCGCGGAGGACGGGGACGTTGGCCGCACAGGAATCGCCGGGTAAGTCCGGTGCAGGCTGCTGTCATCAGCGGTGCGGTTAGTGCAGTGGTTGCCGTGCTGCTGTTCAGCTTTATTACAGGTCTTCCCTCCACTACAGCAGTAACCGGAGCAAGTCATTATCCCTTGCGGCAAGCAGCGGGCGATCCGTATGACCGGATTGTGCAAGCGGCAGCCAAGATACGCCCAGCTGTCGTCAGCATCGTAAACCTAAAAGGGGAAGACGGTAACAGTACGGAACAATCAGCGCTTGGATCGGGCGTCATTTTCCGTGTGAGCTCAGGCAAAGCCTTTATTATGACGAACAACCATGTCATTGAGGGATCGGATGATCTGGATATTGTAACCGTAGACGGTGTCAGAAAAGAAGCGAAGCTGGTCGGAAAGGATCGCATTAGTGATATCGCTGTACTGGCCGTTGATGATAAAGGCATTAGCACAGTAGCGGATATCGGGGACTCCAGCAAACTTCGTCTGGGCGAGACGGTCATTGCGATTGGCAATCCACTCGGATTGGGAGACACGCTGACCTCTGGCATTGTGAGCTATACGAATCGAATTATTCCGATTTCCATCAATCAGGATGGTGTATATGACTGGGAGCAGCATGTGATTCAGACCGATGCAGCGATTAATGAAGGAAACAGCGGTGGAGCGCTGGTCGATCTGGACGGACGCGTGATTGGCATCAATACGATGAAAATCGCCGATACAGGTGTGGAAGGATTGGGCTTTGCCATTCCCGCCAATGAAGTAATGAAGACGGTGAATGAACTGGTTGAGGACGGCAAGATCACCCGCCCTTATCTGGGGGTGTACACGGTGGATCTTAATAATGAATATGCACCGCTGGATGAAACTCAGCGCAAGGAACTCAAGCTGCCTGACAGTGTGAAAGATGGGGCCGTTGTTCTGGAGGCCCATGGTCCTGCCAAGGAGGGCGGCTTGAAGCTGAACGATGTCATTACGGCGTTTGATGGCGAACCGATTAACTCTACGCTTGATTTGCGTCGTTACCTGTACGATAACAAGAAGATTGGCGATGAGCTGAAAGTTACCTTTTACCGGGCAGGCAAGGAAGAGTCGGTGACGTTAAAATTAACAGATAAGCCGGAAGGCTAA
- a CDS encoding MBL fold metallo-hydrolase, with amino-acid sequence MGISFTVLSSGSTGNATVVRNEDTTLLIDAGLSAKRIDELLKERDLSGEELDGILVTHEHSDHVKGLGAMARKYNLPIYANEKTWFAISNAVGQIADDNRRILETGATREFESLRVESFGISHDAAEPVGYSFYDGAEKLSVATDLGYVSDKVKQAISDADVLVLEANHDVEMLRMGRYPWNIKRRILSDIGHLSNEMAGAILSELLTGRTKRTYLAHLSRDHNMMELAKMTVRDAMEDRGCFYRDSEFRLCDTYYDRPTPWDKVSEP; translated from the coding sequence ATGGGGATTTCTTTTACCGTGCTGTCGAGCGGTTCGACCGGCAACGCTACCGTTGTGCGGAACGAAGACACGACATTGCTCATCGATGCAGGTCTCAGCGCAAAGCGTATTGACGAATTGCTGAAAGAACGCGATCTGAGCGGAGAAGAGTTGGATGGTATTTTGGTCACACATGAGCATTCCGATCATGTTAAAGGACTAGGCGCCATGGCGCGTAAATATAATTTACCTATATATGCTAACGAGAAGACATGGTTTGCCATCAGCAACGCTGTTGGGCAAATCGCGGATGATAACCGCAGAATATTGGAGACAGGCGCGACAAGGGAATTTGAGTCATTGCGTGTAGAGTCTTTTGGCATCTCCCATGATGCGGCTGAGCCCGTAGGGTACAGCTTTTATGATGGGGCAGAGAAGCTTAGCGTAGCAACCGATCTCGGCTATGTCAGTGATAAGGTAAAACAAGCGATATCAGATGCAGATGTATTGGTGCTGGAGGCTAATCATGATGTAGAAATGCTGCGTATGGGTCGTTATCCTTGGAACATCAAGCGCCGTATTCTCAGTGATATCGGCCATTTATCCAATGAGATGGCAGGAGCGATTCTTAGCGAGCTGTTGACCGGACGGACAAAGCGAACGTATCTGGCACACTTGAGCCGCGACCACAATATGATGGAACTTGCGAAGATGACTGTACGCGATGCGATGGAAGACCGCGGCTGTTTTTACAGGGATAGTGAGTTTCGATTGTGTGATACGTATTATGATCGTCCTACACCTTGGGATAAGGTAAGTGAGCCATAA
- the yycI gene encoding two-component system regulatory protein YycI, whose translation MDWSRAKNVLICTFLLLNVVLGYQLWHDAQETAGPNLDFTSLDENTQRLMEEKSIQVLAPIPGDTPQLPKLSYTYVHSGEKDELVQLLRPVDSKLVFTHDALVEALEPQIKDIDSYQYDPLDVQEELVSGQADAFVLHPLVQGKWPLFNVKLALFYSNQKITGYRKIQVELQPSDEAKKMLPASKALARLIDGYLPRDSVVKDIRLGYYGQTFNSDSQVAAPVWRFMLDNGKGVYYVQMNGDVISPKTEHTEGS comes from the coding sequence ATGGATTGGAGCCGCGCTAAAAACGTACTGATCTGTACATTTTTGCTGCTCAATGTGGTATTGGGTTATCAACTGTGGCATGATGCGCAGGAAACGGCCGGGCCGAATCTAGATTTTACTTCACTGGATGAAAACACGCAGCGTTTAATGGAAGAGAAAAGCATTCAGGTGTTGGCTCCGATTCCCGGAGATACCCCACAGCTGCCCAAGCTGTCTTACACCTATGTCCATAGTGGAGAGAAGGATGAACTTGTGCAGTTGCTGAGACCGGTGGACAGCAAGCTGGTATTCACTCATGATGCGCTAGTGGAGGCACTGGAGCCGCAAATCAAGGATATCGATAGCTATCAGTATGATCCGCTGGATGTTCAGGAGGAGCTCGTATCCGGACAGGCAGATGCTTTTGTACTGCATCCATTGGTACAGGGCAAGTGGCCGCTCTTTAATGTGAAGCTGGCTCTGTTTTACAGCAATCAGAAGATTACAGGGTATCGCAAAATTCAGGTGGAGCTCCAGCCCTCGGATGAGGCAAAGAAAATGCTGCCTGCGTCCAAAGCATTGGCGAGGTTGATCGACGGCTATTTGCCGCGTGACTCCGTAGTGAAGGATATCCGGCTAGGGTATTACGGACAGACCTTTAACTCCGATAGCCAGGTGGCTGCCCCGGTGTGGCGGTTTATGCTGGACAACGGAAAAGGTGTGTATTATGTACAGATGAACGGAGATGTCATTAGTCCAAAGACAGAACATACAGAAGGGTCTTGA
- a CDS encoding YycH family regulatory protein, with the protein MKERLKSWTLVLLVASSLVQTYFLIYRLPGSDSVITSETNYVKTESMGQEKKIENLVFPDRMLIHQGEKKHTVFYPGVTFYDLIYTRLESRSFNNFQRRSIQSADWARIRSENEGIELSFSGGVPVSLLERVMRLTPDSVFQGETINRIWIYIDEKNAKPHALFFSARGDVVYEANQFDMTVEDIRQHVNFGKNAPLYKLVNNQYYIPVNNLETVQPVVYAGLFTTEQMQRNLFFDPGITRNIQEKDGSQIYTDSKRSLQIKQDQRWMSYTDPSAPGADGSSPIRDVLAAVDFVNQHGGWDASYQMKLRSSDENRTSVMFQQYYGAYPVLDTPSFRFGTISLQIQQETASVYDRSLLYLKGGEQSSRKVLLPGGEALEKQLQMVGDGKSIRDLTPVYQPELINDGLKLVPEWRVTFSDGSAAEIHAVPVTTASNTTPTKSDQETKR; encoded by the coding sequence GTGAAGGAACGTTTGAAGTCCTGGACGCTTGTTTTGCTGGTGGCTTCCAGCCTGGTTCAGACTTATTTTTTGATCTACCGTCTTCCGGGCAGTGATTCTGTAATCACCTCAGAAACGAACTATGTCAAAACCGAAAGCATGGGGCAGGAGAAAAAGATTGAAAATCTTGTATTCCCTGATAGGATGCTAATTCATCAAGGTGAGAAGAAACATACCGTTTTTTATCCGGGGGTTACTTTTTACGATTTAATTTATACACGGCTGGAAAGTCGAAGTTTTAACAATTTCCAACGTCGGAGTATCCAATCAGCGGACTGGGCACGGATCCGCAGTGAGAATGAGGGGATCGAACTATCATTTTCAGGCGGAGTTCCGGTTTCATTACTGGAACGGGTTATGCGTCTGACGCCGGATTCGGTGTTTCAGGGAGAGACGATTAACCGCATCTGGATCTATATCGACGAAAAGAATGCCAAGCCGCACGCGCTTTTTTTTAGTGCCAGAGGCGATGTGGTGTATGAGGCGAACCAGTTCGATATGACGGTAGAAGACATTCGGCAGCATGTGAATTTTGGGAAAAATGCTCCGTTGTACAAGCTGGTGAATAATCAGTACTACATTCCCGTGAATAACCTGGAGACTGTACAGCCTGTGGTATATGCCGGGTTGTTTACGACGGAACAGATGCAGCGAAATTTATTTTTCGATCCAGGCATTACGCGCAATATTCAGGAAAAAGATGGTTCCCAAATTTATACAGATAGCAAGCGTAGTCTACAGATCAAGCAGGATCAACGTTGGATGAGCTATACCGATCCCAGTGCACCAGGGGCAGATGGAAGCAGTCCGATTAGGGACGTATTGGCCGCAGTTGATTTTGTAAATCAGCATGGCGGTTGGGATGCTTCATATCAGATGAAATTGAGGAGCAGCGATGAAAATCGCACAAGTGTGATGTTCCAGCAGTATTATGGTGCTTATCCGGTGCTGGACACGCCATCGTTCCGCTTTGGTACGATTTCATTGCAAATCCAGCAGGAAACGGCATCTGTCTATGATCGTTCGTTGCTGTATCTCAAGGGCGGGGAGCAATCCTCGAGAAAGGTGTTGCTGCCAGGTGGCGAAGCCTTGGAGAAGCAACTGCAAATGGTAGGCGATGGCAAGTCGATTAGGGATCTGACTCCTGTATATCAGCCGGAGCTGATCAATGACGGATTGAAGCTTGTCCCTGAGTGGCGTGTTACGTTCAGCGATGGTTCTGCGGCAGAGATTCATGCTGTTCCTGTAACGACAGCATCCAATACAACACCAACGAAATCAGACCAAGAGACAAAGCGATGA
- the yycF gene encoding response regulator YycF, producing MQGTILVVDDEQPIADILKFNLEKEGYEVICAFDGISAVDIAVKQQPDLILLDLMLPGMDGMDVCREVRGHQLQTPIIMLTAKDGEIDKVLGLELGADDYVTKPFSTRELLARVKAQMRRQQRGVAGTPESRPQEDKQGLRVGDLFFDADMYTAYKNGTPLDLTHREYELLYYMAKNAGKVMTREHLLQAVWGFEYYGDVRTVDVTIRRLREKIEENPSKPETILTRRGLGYIVSGGKGGLRA from the coding sequence ATGCAGGGGACGATTCTAGTAGTGGATGATGAACAACCTATCGCTGATATTTTGAAATTTAATTTGGAAAAAGAGGGCTACGAGGTCATTTGCGCCTTCGATGGAATCAGTGCAGTGGATATTGCGGTTAAGCAACAGCCAGACCTGATTTTGCTGGACCTGATGCTGCCGGGCATGGATGGTATGGATGTATGCCGCGAGGTACGCGGACATCAGCTTCAGACGCCAATTATTATGCTGACTGCCAAGGACGGGGAAATCGACAAAGTGCTAGGGCTGGAGCTGGGCGCGGACGATTATGTGACGAAGCCGTTCAGCACACGGGAATTGCTGGCACGGGTGAAGGCACAGATGCGTAGACAGCAACGCGGCGTGGCGGGCACGCCGGAAAGCCGCCCACAGGAGGATAAGCAGGGGCTGCGCGTAGGCGATCTCTTTTTTGATGCGGATATGTATACAGCCTATAAAAACGGAACTCCACTTGACCTGACGCATCGCGAGTATGAACTTCTATATTATATGGCGAAAAATGCAGGCAAGGTCATGACTCGCGAGCATTTGCTTCAAGCGGTATGGGGATTTGAATACTACGGGGATGTGCGGACGGTAGACGTGACGATCCGGCGGCTACGCGAGAAGATTGAGGAAAACCCGAGCAAGCCGGAGACCATCCTGACACGCCGTGGCCTCGGATATATCGTTAGCGGGGGCAAAGGTGGCCTGCGGGCATGA
- a CDS encoding M23 family metallopeptidase: MEVSKGKLSPDHRSGNSSVEGNSADKAGKIATWWSGRKRWLSWTAGGIVIVGGLIFASNQYVGANMVPYYKVYVKGVEVGGILNEQQLKQLYTTKSKQYKDKYPDVEMVLNTSAVTTSTEKAYKADIDSAATLKKLDGMLTAYAKGVEVKVNGQTVGIVKDKATAQAVLKKVQKKYIPAGEGTATGIKGLVRKTSVGSSHASASTKTPKAWLESASIREKIAYEPVKADPNKVLTEEEAVKVLTEGREAPTTYTVQEGDSLSSIATKFNTTAWEIKQNNPGLRELYLQIGDELKVTAPKVPVTVRTVEKVVEQIAIEPEVEIRQSDELKAGVTKVVRPGQAGLKEMDYRLTKENGEVIQEEWLGQKVLQPSVTEVVLRGTKVMGEGSGQFAWPVSGATMSSSFGARWGRMHEGVDLVGSPDIHASDEGVVSFAGQQNGYGNVIMIDHGNGYQTVYGHLSSIGVHVGQVVQQGESIGVMGSTGRSTGTHLHFEIRKDNTARNPMTYLR; the protein is encoded by the coding sequence ATGGAGGTTTCTAAGGGGAAGTTATCACCAGACCACAGGAGTGGAAATTCAAGTGTTGAGGGCAATTCTGCTGATAAAGCAGGGAAAATAGCAACATGGTGGAGCGGACGGAAAAGATGGTTAAGTTGGACGGCAGGCGGCATTGTGATTGTTGGCGGTCTTATTTTTGCTAGCAATCAGTATGTTGGAGCCAATATGGTTCCTTATTATAAAGTGTATGTTAAAGGCGTTGAGGTCGGCGGTATCCTGAATGAGCAGCAGCTTAAGCAGTTGTATACAACGAAGAGCAAACAGTATAAAGACAAATATCCTGACGTGGAAATGGTGCTCAATACGAGTGCGGTAACGACGAGCACGGAAAAGGCTTATAAGGCGGATATCGACAGCGCAGCCACACTGAAGAAGCTGGATGGTATGCTGACTGCCTATGCCAAAGGAGTAGAAGTGAAGGTCAACGGACAGACGGTTGGCATTGTAAAGGATAAAGCGACAGCACAAGCGGTTTTAAAGAAAGTGCAGAAGAAATACATACCTGCGGGTGAAGGCACGGCTACAGGCATCAAGGGGCTGGTTCGCAAAACATCTGTGGGTAGTAGTCATGCTAGCGCAAGCACTAAAACGCCTAAGGCATGGCTGGAGTCTGCCAGTATCCGAGAAAAAATTGCGTATGAGCCAGTAAAAGCAGATCCCAACAAGGTGCTGACGGAGGAAGAAGCGGTTAAAGTGTTGACCGAAGGGCGTGAAGCTCCTACAACCTATACGGTGCAGGAAGGCGATTCATTGTCGTCGATTGCCACCAAGTTCAATACGACGGCTTGGGAGATTAAGCAGAACAATCCCGGTCTGCGTGAGTTGTATTTGCAAATTGGGGACGAGTTAAAGGTCACGGCTCCAAAGGTACCTGTCACGGTACGAACGGTAGAAAAGGTCGTTGAGCAGATTGCTATTGAGCCTGAGGTGGAGATTCGCCAGAGCGATGAATTGAAGGCAGGGGTTACGAAAGTCGTTAGACCGGGACAAGCAGGTCTTAAAGAGATGGACTATCGTTTGACCAAAGAGAACGGTGAAGTTATACAAGAGGAATGGCTCGGCCAAAAGGTACTGCAACCGTCTGTAACCGAGGTGGTTCTTAGAGGAACGAAGGTTATGGGAGAGGGCTCTGGACAGTTCGCTTGGCCAGTGTCCGGTGCTACGATGTCGAGCAGCTTTGGCGCACGTTGGGGACGTATGCACGAGGGGGTCGACTTGGTCGGCAGTCCTGACATTCACGCATCTGATGAGGGTGTGGTGTCTTTTGCAGGTCAGCAGAATGGATACGGCAATGTTATTATGATCGATCATGGCAACGGCTATCAGACGGTGTACGGGCATTTGAGCAGCATTGGCGTTCATGTAGGACAGGTTGTTCAACAAGGCGAGTCGATCGGAGTTATGGGGAGCACAGGACGCTCAACAGGAACGCATCTTCATTTTGAAATTCGCAAGGATAATACGGCACGCAATCCCATGACGTATTTAAGATAG
- a CDS encoding adenylosuccinate synthase, producing MSTVVVVGTQWGDEGKGKITDYLAESAEVVARYQGGNNAGHTILIDGKKYKLSLIPSGVFYEDKKCVIGNGMVVNPAALIEEITYIHDNGFSTKNLVISDRAHVIMPYHMTLDVLEEDRKGPNKIGTTRKGIGPAYMDKAARNGIRIADLLDAEEFEKKLRHLTKEKNQVIEQVYGGEPLDVEEILKQYLEYAEFIRPYVADTSVVLNDAIDANRKVLFEGAQGVMLDIDQGTYPYVTSSNPSAGGVCIGSGVGPSKIQQVIGVAKSYTTRVGDGPFPTELNDEVGDYIRETGHEYGTVTGRARRVGWFDSVVVRHARRVSGLTGLSLNSLDVLTGLKTVKICTGYKYRGEIITHYPASLKMLAECEAVYEELPGWSEDITGVKTLEELPENTRKYVQRVSELTGIPIAIFSVGRNRDQTNQVLPIYL from the coding sequence ATGTCAACTGTAGTCGTTGTGGGAACACAATGGGGAGACGAAGGCAAAGGTAAAATCACGGACTATCTGGCGGAAAGCGCTGAAGTGGTGGCCCGTTACCAAGGCGGAAACAATGCTGGTCATACGATTCTCATTGACGGTAAAAAGTATAAGCTGAGCCTGATTCCATCCGGCGTTTTTTATGAAGATAAAAAGTGTGTTATTGGCAACGGCATGGTAGTGAATCCAGCCGCTCTTATTGAAGAAATTACTTATATTCATGATAATGGATTTTCCACAAAAAATTTGGTCATTAGTGACCGCGCACATGTCATTATGCCTTACCATATGACGTTGGACGTGCTGGAAGAAGACCGCAAAGGTCCTAACAAAATTGGTACTACCCGTAAAGGGATCGGCCCTGCTTATATGGATAAAGCTGCACGTAACGGTATTCGTATTGCTGATTTGCTGGATGCAGAAGAATTCGAAAAGAAACTGCGCCATCTAACGAAGGAAAAGAATCAAGTGATTGAGCAAGTATACGGCGGCGAGCCGCTGGATGTTGAAGAAATATTGAAACAGTACCTGGAATATGCTGAGTTTATCCGTCCTTATGTAGCGGACACGTCTGTTGTGCTGAACGATGCAATCGACGCGAATCGTAAGGTGTTGTTTGAAGGTGCGCAAGGCGTTATGCTCGATATCGACCAAGGTACGTATCCATATGTTACGTCCTCTAACCCGTCGGCTGGCGGCGTATGTATCGGTTCCGGTGTAGGCCCGTCCAAAATTCAACAAGTGATCGGTGTAGCTAAATCGTACACAACTCGTGTAGGTGATGGACCTTTCCCAACGGAGTTGAACGATGAAGTCGGCGATTACATTCGTGAAACAGGTCATGAGTACGGCACGGTTACAGGACGTGCTCGTCGTGTTGGCTGGTTTGACAGCGTCGTTGTCCGTCATGCCCGTCGTGTCAGTGGATTAACGGGTCTTTCCCTGAACTCGTTGGACGTTTTGACAGGCCTGAAAACAGTCAAAATCTGTACAGGCTACAAATATCGCGGTGAGATCATCACGCATTATCCAGCTAGCTTGAAAATGCTGGCGGAATGCGAAGCGGTATATGAGGAATTGCCAGGTTGGAGCGAAGATATTACTGGCGTAAAAACGTTGGAGGAACTGCCTGAAAATACACGCAAATACGTACAACGCGTATCCGAGCTGACAGGCATTCCAATCGCTATTTTCTCGGTTGGTCGTAACCGCGATCAAACGAACCAAGTGCTTCCGATTTATTTGTAA
- the dnaB gene encoding replicative DNA helicase — protein MGGEFFDRIPPQNLEAEQAVIGSILLQSEALITAMERVQTEDFYDKAHQMIYEAMIELGESGQPIDLVTLTSKIQDKGQLEDIGGVSYLAKLAHGVPTAANVDYYAQIIEEKAMLRRLIRAATQIVSEGYSSGEDVAGMLSDAERKIMEISNGRSGSGFIAIRDVVMEVFDRVELLHQNKGNTTGIPSGFVDLDKMTAGFQRNDLIIVAARPSVGKTAFALNIAQNVAVRAKETVAIFSLEMSAAQLVQRMICAEANLDANVMRTGEFKGDDDWAKLTMGIAALSEAEIYIDDTPGITVADIRAKCRRLKAEKGLGMIVIDYLQLIHGRGKAGENRQQEVSEISRTLKQIARELEVPVIALSQLSRGVEQRQDKRPMMSDLRESGSIEQDADIVAFLYRDDYYNQETEKKNIIEIIIAKQRNGPVGTVELVFLKNYNKFANYERAHSDAFAG, from the coding sequence ATGGGCGGCGAATTTTTTGATCGGATTCCTCCGCAAAATCTGGAGGCTGAACAGGCGGTTATCGGGTCTATTTTGCTTCAGTCCGAAGCACTGATTACCGCAATGGAGCGGGTGCAGACCGAGGACTTTTACGATAAAGCTCATCAGATGATTTACGAAGCAATGATTGAGCTGGGTGAATCCGGACAGCCGATTGACTTGGTTACGCTGACCTCGAAAATTCAAGACAAGGGACAGCTAGAGGATATCGGTGGTGTCAGTTATCTGGCGAAGTTGGCTCACGGGGTGCCAACAGCGGCTAACGTGGATTACTATGCCCAGATCATTGAAGAAAAAGCGATGCTTCGTCGCTTGATTCGTGCAGCTACACAGATTGTGAGCGAAGGCTATAGCAGTGGCGAGGATGTCGCCGGTATGCTGAGCGATGCCGAGCGCAAGATTATGGAAATCTCCAACGGGCGCTCAGGCAGTGGCTTTATTGCCATCCGCGATGTCGTGATGGAAGTGTTTGACCGCGTTGAATTGCTGCATCAGAACAAGGGCAACACGACCGGAATTCCGTCCGGCTTTGTTGATTTGGATAAGATGACAGCGGGTTTCCAGCGCAATGACTTGATCATTGTGGCTGCTCGTCCATCTGTAGGTAAAACGGCATTTGCCCTGAATATTGCACAAAACGTTGCAGTACGGGCAAAAGAGACGGTTGCCATCTTCAGTCTGGAAATGTCGGCGGCTCAGCTCGTGCAGCGGATGATCTGTGCCGAGGCTAACTTGGACGCGAACGTCATGCGGACAGGTGAATTTAAAGGCGATGACGATTGGGCAAAGCTGACGATGGGCATTGCAGCCTTGTCAGAGGCGGAAATCTATATCGATGATACGCCCGGCATCACTGTGGCTGATATCCGCGCCAAATGCCGCCGTCTCAAGGCGGAAAAGGGACTGGGTATGATCGTTATTGACTACTTGCAGCTCATTCACGGACGCGGCAAAGCGGGCGAGAACCGGCAGCAGGAGGTATCCGAAATTTCACGGACATTGAAACAAATCGCCCGTGAACTTGAAGTGCCTGTAATCGCCCTTTCCCAGCTGAGTCGGGGTGTAGAGCAGCGTCAAGATAAGCGGCCCATGATGAGTGACTTGCGGGAATCGGGTTCCATCGAGCAGGATGCTGACATCGTTGCGTTTCTGTACCGGGATGATTACTATAATCAGGAAACAGAAAAGAAAAATATTATTGAAATTATTATTGCCAAGCAGCGTAACGGCCCGGTCGGTACGGTAGAGTTGGTATTTCTTAAAAATTATAATAAATTCGCTAATTACGAGCGTGCCCATTCGGATGCGTTCGCCGGTTAA
- the rplI gene encoding 50S ribosomal protein L9 translates to MKVIFIKDMKGQGKKGQIKEVSDGYAANFLLPRGIARPATEGNMKTLENQNAAEEKRKQEEKEEAQVLGKKLEETTIQLKAKAGEGGRLFGAITSKQIAEAVAKTGIKLDKRKIELEEPIRTLGVTQMTVKLHPEVKATLKVQVTEE, encoded by the coding sequence ATGAAAGTAATATTCATTAAAGATATGAAGGGCCAAGGTAAGAAGGGGCAGATTAAGGAAGTGTCGGACGGTTATGCAGCGAATTTCCTGTTGCCACGTGGGATTGCCCGCCCAGCAACGGAAGGAAATATGAAGACGCTGGAAAACCAAAACGCTGCTGAGGAAAAACGCAAGCAAGAGGAAAAGGAAGAGGCACAAGTACTCGGCAAAAAGCTGGAAGAGACTACAATTCAGCTCAAAGCAAAGGCTGGAGAAGGTGGACGTCTGTTCGGCGCAATTACAAGCAAGCAAATCGCAGAGGCTGTTGCTAAAACAGGCATCAAGCTGGACAAACGCAAAATCGAGCTGGAAGAACCGATTCGTACGTTGGGCGTGACTCAAATGACCGTCAAGCTTCATCCTGAGGTCAAAGCTACGCTGAAAGTACAGGTGACTGAAGAATAA